A stretch of the Sulfuricurvum sp. genome encodes the following:
- a CDS encoding alanine racemase — translation MASIKLSREALIHNLDIIAHQVGGKDKIAVVLKDNAYGHSAVMIAEAVSHYGVKQAVVRLEREADEIVDFFENVLILGQIATRAHPKISYAINSFEEISAYPSGTRVELKIDTGMHRHGIAPQQLGEAFEAMAQKGLVCIGVMSHLRAADTLSSEWFWQRRIFDEIKQEASELAKKYGWNLRFHISNSAGTFRSSECTDDMVRVGIALYGCLEMDSTLPQPELKSVLSLCGDKIATRVLKAGERVGYNGIYEACSDEVVSTYDLGYANGLDRLASNRYVTPQGVPLRGRISMDSASFASDTDELVIFDNANDYARAVGTIGYEILACLDKDLKREWIF, via the coding sequence GCACACCAAGTCGGTGGAAAAGATAAAATCGCAGTCGTTTTAAAAGATAACGCGTATGGGCACAGTGCTGTGATGATAGCAGAAGCAGTGTCACACTACGGTGTCAAGCAAGCAGTCGTCCGTCTTGAGCGGGAAGCGGATGAAATTGTAGATTTTTTTGAGAATGTTTTGATCCTTGGACAAATAGCGACGCGAGCACATCCAAAAATCAGTTATGCGATCAATTCATTTGAAGAAATATCAGCGTATCCGAGCGGAACGCGAGTAGAGCTTAAAATTGATACGGGAATGCATCGTCATGGGATTGCTCCGCAGCAGTTGGGAGAAGCTTTTGAAGCAATGGCACAAAAGGGGTTGGTCTGTATCGGGGTTATGAGCCATTTAAGAGCCGCGGATACACTCAGCTCAGAGTGGTTTTGGCAGCGCAGAATATTTGATGAAATCAAACAAGAAGCGTCTGAATTAGCAAAAAAGTACGGATGGAATCTTAGATTTCATATTTCAAACTCTGCCGGAACCTTTCGCTCATCCGAATGCACGGATGATATGGTACGGGTCGGAATCGCACTGTACGGGTGTTTGGAAATGGACTCAACTCTGCCGCAGCCTGAACTCAAGAGCGTCCTTTCTCTGTGCGGGGATAAGATTGCTACAAGAGTGCTAAAAGCGGGAGAGCGGGTCGGCTACAACGGTATTTACGAAGCGTGTTCTGATGAAGTGGTCAGTACCTATGATTTGGGATATGCCAACGGGCTGGATCGGCTTGCTTCTAACCGCTATGTAACCCCGCAGGGGGTGCCCCTTCGGGGACGTATATCAATGGACAGTGCAAGTTTTGCGAGCGATACGGATGAACTGGTGATTTTTGATAATGCCAACGATTACGCCCGTGCGGTCGGAACCATCGGGTATGAGATATTGGCATGTTTGGATAAAGATTTAAAAAGGGAATGGATTTTCTAA
- a CDS encoding PP0621 family protein, translating to MKFLLFVGFLSAVYFLFFKKKSLTPPSSDTSSEEAMIPCVKCGTYVQVKESFMREGKYYCSRECLES from the coding sequence ATGAAATTTTTACTGTTTGTCGGATTTTTGAGTGCCGTTTATTTTCTTTTTTTCAAGAAAAAGTCGCTTACACCTCCCTCTTCGGATACTTCTTCCGAAGAGGCAATGATTCCGTGTGTCAAATGCGGTACCTATGTACAGGTGAAAGAAAGTTTTATGCGTGAGGGAAAATACTACTGCTCACGTGAATGTTTGGAGAGCTAA
- the rsmG gene encoding 16S rRNA (guanine(527)-N(7))-methyltransferase RsmG: MNHLKHLLASRNLTLPNDFIEKVEEYKTLLEKWNKVHNLTGAKTLQQIDEFIVDAITPINFLPPINKAMDIGTGAGFPGMILAIAMPETRFTLVEPLSKRASFLQFVKADLGLENVEVKAVRVEQLPSEPYDLITSRAVTDTDMLLKLSEPFCTKGTLLLFYKGEKVYDEVNESLDYTIIEAENRHYLLIKR, translated from the coding sequence ATGAATCATTTAAAACATCTTTTAGCAAGCCGCAATCTTACACTTCCGAATGATTTTATTGAAAAAGTGGAGGAGTACAAAACGCTGCTGGAAAAATGGAATAAGGTTCATAACCTCACAGGTGCTAAAACACTGCAACAAATCGATGAATTCATCGTCGATGCCATCACCCCTATTAATTTTCTCCCTCCCATCAATAAAGCAATGGACATCGGAACCGGTGCCGGATTTCCGGGGATGATTTTAGCGATAGCCATGCCGGAAACCCGGTTTACTCTCGTAGAGCCGCTCAGTAAACGTGCCAGTTTTTTACAATTTGTGAAAGCGGATTTAGGCTTGGAGAACGTAGAGGTGAAAGCGGTACGGGTCGAACAATTACCGAGCGAACCGTATGACCTCATCACTTCGCGTGCCGTAACCGATACGGACATGCTGCTCAAACTCTCAGAGCCGTTTTGCACCAAAGGGACGCTTTTGCTCTTTTACAAAGGGGAAAAAGTGTATGATGAAGTTAATGAATCACTAGATTACACCATTATTGAAGCAGAAAACCGCCATTATCTGCTAATAAAGAGATAA
- the ribA gene encoding GTP cyclohydrolase II: MKFEKSAIANLPSKYGKFKIRAYKEGCQEHLAIFTENFEQQESPLVRIHSECLTGDTLGSIKCDCNNQLHKALKLVAEEGGLIIYHRQEGRNIGLLNKINAYALQDQGRNTIEANVELGFAPDQRTYDVVGEIFKDFGLTKIRLLTNNPAKVSVVENLHVEITERVPVIIDPNPHNEGYLRVKKEQMGHDL, from the coding sequence ATGAAATTTGAAAAATCCGCCATTGCTAATCTTCCAAGTAAATATGGCAAATTTAAGATCCGTGCTTATAAAGAAGGATGTCAAGAACATCTTGCAATTTTTACAGAAAATTTTGAGCAACAAGAGTCCCCATTGGTTCGTATCCATTCCGAGTGCCTTACCGGTGATACATTGGGCAGCATCAAATGCGATTGCAACAATCAACTGCACAAAGCCCTTAAACTGGTCGCCGAAGAGGGCGGATTGATTATTTATCATCGTCAAGAGGGGCGGAATATCGGTCTGCTCAATAAAATCAACGCCTATGCACTTCAAGATCAGGGACGCAATACGATCGAAGCCAATGTTGAGCTTGGATTTGCCCCGGATCAGCGTACTTATGACGTCGTGGGAGAGATATTCAAAGATTTTGGTCTAACGAAAATTCGTCTTTTGACCAATAATCCGGCAAAAGTCTCTGTGGTGGAAAATTTGCATGTCGAAATTACCGAAAGAGTCCCTGTCATCATCGATCCGAATCCTCATAATGAAGGATACCTTCGTGTTAAAAAAGAACAAATGGGACACGATTTATGA
- the hemB gene encoding porphobilinogen synthase gives MDRFRRTRLNSHLRSLVRETHVGVNDFIYPLFVRPGEGIKTEVSSMPGVYQMSLDEILKECELLQSLGIYSIILFGIPEVKDSVGSDALCDHGIIATAVRAIKRAYPKMFVVTDLCFCEYTDHGHCGILDHVHETVDNDLTLGISAQQALVHARAGADMIAPSGMMDGIITTLRDALDGGGYVNLPIMSYSTKFASGYYGPFRDVAESVPSFGDRSTYQMDPANRREAIRESLVDEAQGADILMVKPALAYLDIIRDIREASQLPLAVYNVSGEYAMLKHAGAAGLIDYNRVMIETMVGFKRAGADIIISYHAKEVAALLS, from the coding sequence ATGGATCGTTTTCGTCGTACTCGTCTTAATTCACATCTCAGATCATTGGTTCGTGAAACCCATGTAGGTGTCAATGATTTTATTTATCCGTTGTTCGTTCGACCGGGAGAGGGGATTAAAACCGAAGTTTCGTCTATGCCCGGTGTGTATCAGATGAGTTTGGACGAAATTTTAAAAGAGTGTGAGCTTCTTCAATCTTTGGGAATTTATTCGATTATCCTTTTCGGTATCCCTGAAGTTAAAGACTCTGTCGGTTCCGATGCCCTTTGCGACCATGGGATCATCGCGACGGCAGTTCGTGCGATTAAGCGTGCGTATCCGAAGATGTTTGTCGTGACCGATTTGTGTTTCTGTGAGTATACCGATCACGGCCACTGCGGGATTTTGGATCATGTGCATGAGACGGTTGATAATGATTTAACGCTTGGCATTTCAGCACAGCAAGCTTTGGTACATGCCCGTGCCGGTGCCGATATGATTGCACCCTCAGGGATGATGGACGGGATCATTACAACGCTTCGTGATGCACTTGACGGCGGCGGATACGTGAATCTTCCGATTATGAGCTATTCGACCAAGTTTGCCAGCGGGTATTACGGACCGTTTCGTGATGTTGCCGAATCGGTTCCGAGTTTCGGTGATCGTTCGACCTATCAAATGGATCCGGCAAATCGACGTGAAGCGATACGTGAAAGTTTAGTCGATGAGGCACAGGGGGCCGATATTTTGATGGTAAAACCGGCTTTAGCCTATCTGGATATTATCCGAGACATACGTGAAGCGTCTCAATTACCTCTCGCGGTATACAATGTCAGCGGCGAATACGCGATGCTCAAACATGCCGGAGCGGCAGGGTTGATCGATTACAACCGTGTGATGATAGAGACTATGGTAGGGTTTAAACGAGCCGGTGCCGATATTATCATCAGTTACCATGCTAAAGAAGTAGCAGCACTACTATCTTGA